The genomic DNA CAGACTCCGCTGGGTGATGAGGTCCTCTCGCTTAAGGCCGGAGAGATGGTTACCCTCTCAGGAACTGTCTACACCGCACGGGATGAGGCCCATCTGAAGATCATGGAGGATGGATTTCCTTTTGATCCGAAAGGGGCTGTGCTCTATCACTGTGGGCCGGTTATTGCCGATAACCGGATCATCGTCGCAGGTCCGACGACCTCGGCCCGGATGAACCGCCTGACCGGATATATGCTGGATGCCGGAATCAGAGGGATCATTGGGAAAGGGGGGATGTCAGCAGAGGTCAGGGAGCTCCTGAGAGGCAGGGCAGTATATTTTGCCTTTACCGGAGGGTGTGCAAATCTTGCCGCAGCCCGGATGAAATGCACCGGTGTTCATTTCCCTGAACTTGGAATGGCAGAAGCGGTCTGGGTAATTGAACTTGACAAGCTCCCGCTTACCGTTGCGATGGATGCACATGGCGGAGATCTCTTTGCCGTGATCGAAGATCATGCACATGAAGTATTTCAGGCTATGTATCCAACCAGTACGACCAGAATATGAAACTTGAGATTGACGAATCCCGGTGCAAAGGCTGCAACCTGTGTACCATGGTCTGCCCGTATAAAATTTACAGGCCGGGGAGTCGTCCAAACCGCAGGGGGATTTATGTTCCTGACCTCGATCAGCCGGAACGCTGCCCGAACTGCCGGCTCCAGGGATTGTACGGACGACGGTTATGCGGTGTGTGTGCATTAATCTGTCCGGATCAGGCAATCCGGTGGGTGCCTGAAAAGCCCTTTGAACCAATGAAAGTGGTGATTGAGTATTAGCCGGATTGCTTTTATGCAGGGAAATATTGCAAGTGCAGAAGGGGCGCTTGCAGCAGGATGTACCTTCTTTGGAGGGTATCCGATTACTCCCTCAACTGAAGTGGCTGAACATATGGCCGCCCGTATGCCAAAGATCAAAGGGGCGTGTTTTATCCAGATGGAGGATGAGATAGCCTCTATGGCTGCTATTATCGGGGCAGCCTGGACCGGTGCCAGATCCATGACCGCAACATCCGGGCCCGGCTTTTCCCTGATGATGGAGAATATCGGGTATGCAGTTATGACCGAGACTCCCTGTGTCATTGTGAATATTCAGCGTGGGGGTCCCTCAACCGGACAGCCTACTATGGCAGCACAGGGTGACATGATGCAGGTGAAGTTCGGATCTCACGGAG from Methanospirillum hungatei JF-1 includes the following:
- a CDS encoding FumA C-terminus/TtdB family hydratase beta subunit, whose amino-acid sequence is MKQLQTPLGDEVLSLKAGEMVTLSGTVYTARDEAHLKIMEDGFPFDPKGAVLYHCGPVIADNRIIVAGPTTSARMNRLTGYMLDAGIRGIIGKGGMSAEVRELLRGRAVYFAFTGGCANLAAARMKCTGVHFPELGMAEAVWVIELDKLPLTVAMDAHGGDLFAVIEDHAHEVFQAMYPTSTTRI
- a CDS encoding 4Fe-4S dicluster domain-containing protein produces the protein MKLEIDESRCKGCNLCTMVCPYKIYRPGSRPNRRGIYVPDLDQPERCPNCRLQGLYGRRLCGVCALICPDQAIRWVPEKPFEPMKVVIEY